AAATGTGTAGTTGGTGAGTAAAATCCTATTCTGAGAGCGGGGAGAGCACACAGACATATCCCTGTCAGAAGAGCCCACAGATATATCCCTGTTCAGATTTACAAGGCGTGGATCAGTGGATCTGCTCTGACAGATTAcgtattttgtttctttattaaCTGCGCATAATTTTTACATTCTGTTCAAGTTAGCTTATGACAGAtaagtactttttaaaatcagatctTGAGGCAAAGAAATGTCAGTGTGAAGGAATAGAGACATTTAGTATGCATTTATTACGTAAATAAATACTCAAGCTTCTCAAAAGTGTTGAAGTAAATGACACACCTACTTAAATTGGTGAATTCATGGTGAGTAGCTTTAAACAGACTTACTTTTGAAGTGAAAATACCACCAAGTATTAGACATTTCATGAAGCTGAGCTAAATtaatattagaaaaaatattactcTTACATTTTTTATTACATATTGAGCTGAATCTCTCTTCCTCTGAAGTCACCAGGAATATTAACATCTATTTAATTAACTTGAAGCAAGATTTAGCCTGGAAGAGTTATTTTACCATGActaaaggagaaaatgaagtctgaaattcagcttttccagCAAGGCACTGAACTCGGAtccacagaaatatttagaCATCTAAATATTCAATCTCCCACTGTGATAGACAAGAGATAGGTAAATATATTTAAGAACCTGGAATTCATTAGCTCTAATCCATTTGGACACAAGAAGTATTTACACTCTCTCTGAATAGCAAGTAGAGCAATGTataaaaatatcaatataaATCAGTATTATAAGAAAAGGCAGCTCACCCTCTGCAATGATGAAGGCTGGATTAATTTTCCAACACTCATTATGAACCATGAGAACTCATATCTACCAACTGGCAGCCATGTGCAACTCAGTGTTCAATTTATGTACTTCTAAAAACCATCTCCTCCAAAGCACCAAGGACTGGCTGGAATTACTCTGCAGGAGAGAGCCAGCCAAGGTGCCACCAGTGAAACATCTTGTTTAAGCCAAAGGTGACATTCTGATCTCAGTTACACCAGACCTAATCAGAGGCTCAGAGATGCTAATAGATCAGAATCTAGCTTACTGTAGGTGTAAAGACTGTGGTTGCTCACTGAAGTGTCTCAGATTTCTAACTGTGGTGTTTCCAGGGCAGTTTTCAATTACAGGCCTTTATTTTGAGTATGTGCTATAGAGATCTGTGCATACCAAggtgatgggattttttttttcagaaaaatatgctAACTGAATGAAGggaatttctttttcccactctttttaatcctgttttttaaaaaatgatgtTGTGCCAAACAAAAGTTAAATGTCTCTTTTATTCACTTTGTGCCTTCTTTGATCCCCAGTACAACTTGTTCAAATCCATAATCATGACATAATTTAAGATTCATTCCCCTGTTATCCCAAATGGATTCTGAAATTCCAACTCAATTGCTACAGAATAGAGCTTGCAGTATGCCTAAACCCTGCAGATTTCAACAAACACTGAGCCTTAGAGAGTTTTGAAAAGGCCACAGCAAATTCATACTTACTTGACTCCCCAGCTCACTACCATGCCAGTGGCAACATCCAATTTGTGGATGTTGCCATGTTTGTATCTGTGTATCTCAGataattaattagaaataagTATGTTTCAGATGAAGTACATCTTCATATCTGTGTCATAAGTATGACTTCAGATGAAGTCCTATTTCCCAAAGCCTTCAGAGATAGATGAAAATCTCACTGTAGATctgctgcaaatatttttcaagactTCAGTGTTTCTGAGATGACCTGAAATCCAAAATTGAGGTTGATTCTGACAAACTTACTGGCAAATCTCACATATTCAGCCTTGTATTATCCTCTGATAATGTGACAGACACTGCTGAAGAGCAAATGCTTTATGAGatgatgaaatttaaaaaaacccaacagcaaATCAAGTCCAGTTTTCCACACAAGTAATCATTCCATGCTCTCAAGATGCCAGCATAGCTGGCAGAATACACATTATCCCTAGCAAAACATCTGAGCATTTCAGTCACACTGAGGCAGAAGTTTCTGCATCCAAACCACATTTAAGGTGGCTAGGATCCAGCTGTGACACAGTTTTGTTAGGATATTAAAAGCACAGTGGTGCAGAATGTAGATGAGATACTGTGCCAAAGAATAGCTTTATCAGTTTCAGCAAAATACACCCAGGAGACAACAAAGCAGTGAAACAccaatattttaaagtaaaataaatatatgttatACAGACTCTGTCAATTtatggagctgctgggattgCATTTTAATGCAATCTATTCATTAGAACTACTATGAGTAAGAAACTTTCACTAATATAGAAAAAACCAATAATCCTGCTACAACTTGGAGGAAGTTGTCAGAACTCCTGGTGAAACAGGTATGGCAGAGTGGCCTCTGTGCCACAAAGGGTAAGGTAAAATCAGACAGAGACCAAAGAATTTATGAGTCTTGCGTAAAAAAGGATCTTCTAACCTGTATATTTAGCTTTTTAACTTTTACCTATTCCAGTCATCCTTGCTGGCTTGTTCTtgaagaatatttaaaaaagggttttttttgaatgtagttttcaataaataattttaaaaaaaagtagctGTGAATGAGCATGTGATATAATTATACCAATTTGGGAGATCTTTAGTGGTAATAACCATCCTCAGTAAATACACATGGAAAAAGGGTATTAAAAATTCTTACAACAGAGGTCCAACTGCCTTCAACTTTTTCCTCAGGTGGTAATATACAAATACATGATGTATAAATGAGTTAAGGAGGCAGAAGGTGTATTGTTAAGTCTTACATCTTTAACCACAGTGATTATATTGATAGCTTGTAAACCTTTGCCCAGGTTTAATTTATTCCCTTTTTGATGATTTACAAAGCAAGAGACACAAGTTAAATGGAAGCTGAAAGGAAATGCACTGGCAAAACAAGAATTACAGAAAGATGCTGAGGATGGGATTCACTTACCTGCTTATAAGCTTCTAATGCCATCTTAGGCAGCCCAGGGACTATCTGGGGATCATCTCTTTGTTGCCAGCTGCCACCCTAGATTGGCACTACTCTTCTCTAAGTCCTGTATTGCACCTGCCAACTCAGTGTGGCTGTCTGAGATATCCTGGGGCGCTGAAAATAGTAATGGTTGCTTATATTTAAGTTAATTAATCCCACCATGACTATTTTTGCTCAGCCATACACACCCTCTGTCCAAGCTAGgcccagggagggctgtgctgaggagggaAGGATGGAGACACCCAAGTCCATctggcccagctctgggccTGAAACAACACAGCCCACCCAACTGCTGTatcctcccacagccccactgtGCTACAGCAATTTATTGGTTGGGTCTTTTGGTCTTTGACAACTCAAGGATCTTGCATGATGTTATGTTACATATTGTGGAAAATGCAGGGTTaggagaaacaggaaaattttGGATTCCTCTCTGCATTCTGTCTGTATAATGAGGGAACAGCCCTCAGACACAGGTGGCTAGGAAGACCAAGAAAGAAATCACTATATATTTGTGGCTAGGAAGTATGTCCCAGTAAAATGAACGCTAATCACTAATCCACTCTCTTTGCTTCTAGACTATGTATTTGGAGCTTTTTAGTTTGggtgtttgtggtttttttcatgtcaCCTTCCTCTGTTCTCTTGTAACTACTAATAGAACAGAGCATGATTTCCCTTTTCTACTTTCCTTTCATAGCCATTTCAGATCTTGTCTCTTTGAAAGATGCTGCCCATCACAGATTGCAATCTGCCTTGTACAGTTCTCAGTTATGTTTAAATCTTCTTTCATCCTTCAAAGGCTGGCTGAAAGAAGTGTCAGGTCATTATTTCAGGCTGTAGCTTAATACTTAGGCTTACCAGTATATGATCTCTCTCTTTGGTAAAGACCTTCATTCACTGAAGGTCAAGGTATtagtgttatttttaaatttattcccAGCACCGAAGAGTTAAAAATAGCCTTCTACGAAAACGCACAGTAATTGGTTAAACCTTGTTAGCAATCACATGAAGATGATAACTCCTCCCAGGAAAAGACATAGCCAAAGCAGCTTTGACATGGATTTATACTTagaagagcagctgcaggcCTCCTGAGAAGGAGTTCACAATATAGACTCTTGGATTATTAGCAGAAAATTAGCAGCTTGACgctggaaaggaagggaaggagacatgagaaaaaaacTTTCTCATGGTGATCTGCAAGAAAATTCCATGGATTCTCTATTTTGGAACTATCCTTATTAGAAAGAAAGCCTAAAAGATGGATCTGGGAAAGGCAAAGCTGCTGAGAACCGGCCTCAATGCTTTATATCAAGCTATCCACCCTGTGCATGGAATTGCCTGGACAGATGGGAAGCAAGTGATACTGACTACTTTATACTATCAAAATGGAGAGCTGAAGTTTGGAGACTCAAGCATTCTTGGTCAATTTGAACATGTGCATGGGCTTTACTGGGGCCCATATTGCTCTACGgacaccccagctctgctcgCTGTTCAGCACAAAAAGCACGTAAGCATTTGGCAGCTGGTCTACAGCagtgcagagaagaaaaagcccTTGATTTCTCAGACTTGTGAGGTTGGTGAGCCATTTCCACTGCTTTCTCAGGGCTGTGTCTGGCATCCTAAGAAGGAGGTCCTGGCTGTGCTTACAAAAAGAGATGCTTCAGTCTTGCATGCTGTTCGTACTGACAATACGCGGGTTAAGGCAGAGATCAAAACCAGCGGAGTCATCCACTGTGCTTGCTGGACTAAGGATGGTAATCGTTTAGTAGTTGCTATAGGCAGTACCCTGCACTCCTACATATGGGATAATGCTCAGAAAACTCTAAATATCTGCTCCTTTTGCCCAGTTTTTGATGTGGGAGGTTATATCTGTGCTATAGAAGCCACTCTGGATTTCCAAATTGCTGTAGCTACTGAGCTTCCTTTAGATAACATCTGTGGTATCAATGCAGGCATTGCATTTGATGTGCCCTCTGGTACAGAAGCTGGTTCTTTAATCTCACAGTCTGCTTTGGTGCTTGGTGACGAGGAATACTCCATGGACACACGAAGAAAGTCCATAGATTCAGATAGATCAGGTGTTGATTCAGTTGCCTCTTCTTCATCAGGTCCTGTGGATTTGACCCATATCCTTGCAAACCACCGTCGGTCTGATCCCAGTCCTCTCATTACTCTGAAACGCAAAGactctgcagcagcaaatgGTCAAGATTCTTCTCACTTGATCTTGGTGACTTTTGAGAGGAAGGTAACAACCACCAGAAAAGTCACCATCCCAGGTATTTTGGTTCCTGATATAATGGCTTTTGATCTTAGAGCTCAGATTGTGGCAGTAGCCTCTAACACTTCTAATATTGTTCTGGTGTATTCAGTAACCTCTTCCTCCATGCCTCACATTCAACAaatccagctggaaaaaaatgaaagaccAAAGGGCCTATGCTTTTTAACAGATAAACTCTTATTGATTCTGATTGGCAAGCAGAGGTTCCCTGATCCTAATCTCATTCCATCTTCAAGTTCAGACAGGTATGTAATGCGTCTTATGGTCAAGGAATTGATGCTGGAAGAAAATTCCTCAGCATTGCCTGAGACTAagcagaatatattttataactTTGAATCCTCTGTTAATATacctgggaaaagaaaattctttgaGAACCTTGCCACAGAAGACCAATCTCAAAGCAGGGAGTTGTTAATACCAAGAAGCACAGTTATTCAGTCTCCAAGTGGCAGGAGAAGACTCATTGAAGAAGTAAAGAGCCCTAGTTATGAGCAGAGCTCTTCATCAAGCGTGAGTGACCTGGATGAAAAAAGGCTCCCAGGTGACTCCTCGTTGGCCTTGGAAACATTGGATGCTGAACCTATGAATCGCTCAGTGTCTCTTCGTGGTTTTGGATCACCCAGCAGGATTTCCAGCAGACCAACATCCCCTAAAGTGCAGTTCAACGTGATCCAAGAAGCATCGAATTCTCCTAAAAACAACAATTTGCCAAGTGAAAGGGGAATGAGTCACATATCTAGAAATTTAGAGAGACTTTGTGGCAGTTTCAATGAGTTACAGCTGAGCCTTTCTGAAATAACAGACTTGGCTAGGAATGGCAGGAGGATTTCTTTAGCCTACCCGTGCTCCCAGGAACCACCTGTCGTGCATGTCACCTACCAGGTAACTTCTTGTCAGCTTAGAAATACTGTGACAGGAACCAAACTTTTAAACAATCTTGCATTTATTAGCTTTAAATCAAGAGGATGCAGTTTATTCTTATCAACCCATAAGAAATGTAACCTTGGTTTGGAATCGAGCTTAACTTAAAATGGAATTATAATTTGTCATTGGAATGACAACTCAGGATGATGTGTATAGTTTAGAGGATACTTAACATGGGAGATTTGTCTGTTTATTCTTTGATCATGTACAATTGTCTTGGAGACTGGGTGATTTTGTATGCATCTGTCAGAGAGAACAGAGCCAGAGTTGTTAATCTACAAAAGGCTTATATTTTTGTTTAGTGCAGCGATAAGCTGATGAATGGAGGGCTACAGTAGCTCACCAGAAATgtaataaatttaaacctgagcCCAAATACAAAGTCTGAAGATAGCCAGACTCACAGGAAGACTGAAACAAAGTATTGAATCTCAATTTATGGAAAATTTAAATGGATATGACATGAATTTGGCTTATTTATGCTTTGATTTCTCAACACTATTCTTTGCAAAATGAGATGTACTCAATTTGTAAAACACATAACCacttaaaattttcagaaaaaaccaatccttaaacaaacaaaaaccttcTAATCCATCAATATGTAATTATGATTTCATTAGACAAATATTTCAAACCACCATGTTCCTATTACCCTTGTTTTGGCAAATTTCCTCCTGGCTTCAATAAGAATTTCAACTAAGGAATGTAGGTTGGGTAATTATTTCTATCTACtgtttttaatattattcaCAGGAATACTAACATTATACTGATCAGATTTCTGAACATGTTGATGGTAGTGATAAAACTGGTATCACTTTCAGGATGTAAATGCTAATTATAAATGCATCCTTATCTACTGCAACATAAGCAGCATTATGTCAAAATAATACACTGCATTGTGAGGATGCTGAAGCAAATTTTACTTCctttaattttaaaggaatCTATGTAGACATCTAAGTACCACTCCTTAGAAAGTAATTAAGGGAATGGTGACTCAATTCAATCATGGTCATTACTTTCTATCAAGTGTTTACTTGGCATTTAAACAGATTCTgatgtgtttggttttctgGATAAAAGGAATGCTTTTGATCTGAATTAGTCAATAATTTAACTTGAACACATTATACAAATTCTGGTGGAAAAGTAACATgtctattttaaataatttaggATTTTATTGGCCAAGAAGCAAGCCCTTCTGTTCTCCAGTATgttcaaattaattttgatttcttaACATAAATCAACTTATTTATTTAGCAAGCAGCCCTGTTTCTAGGAGTCAATTGGATTAACCTTTCCCAAGAGAAGTTTTATTTGTGACACATAACATTAATCTAAGATCTGAAGTTGCTGTGCACGTGCTTGCACTAGAAGTAAGAATTAGTTAACCTGctatttttctttggaaagaacaacaaaaaaattaagtgcTTCTTAAATACTGCTAAAAAAACTATGTTTAGAAAGGAATACTTATTTATCTGAATAGGTTAGTTTCACATTAAGCCAGCAGCAAGCACTGCTAGCACCACATTACAATGACTCAAAAAAGTGCCACTAATGCCTTCCCAcacacagctttcctggggaagTCTCCACTAATGCCTTGTATAGTTCAGCCCCTCTTCTGAAATCTAACAGGATCACAGCGTGATGccaaaaaataatgaaaaatagacTTGGCAGAAAGGTCTACAGACAGACAGGGAAATATTTGCTTCATAGGCAGCTaataattttcagagaaataGTTGTTTTTATTAGTTTATATTCAGACATCTGAACCTTGTTCCTCCTTCAGGAGTTGTTTAGTGCACTGTGAGCTCAGAGaccagctgggctgtgagctCCAGCCAGACCCTGTGTTCACAGAGCAGAAAGTCAGGAAATAACTTTTTTGCCTTATGACATAAATATCAGCCAGTGGAAAACTTTCTAAACTTTAGGAACACTGCAGTCCAGTCAATAATATGCCCATTATCTTCCAGCTCTCTGTGCCAAGTGCATGTCTTCTTAAGTGTCTCTATAATCCCCAGCACGGCAGAGGCTCAGTCTTGATTGAGCAGTCTATTGCACTAAAGAATATAATTATCAGAACTGCATAACCATATTTAtacatttagaaaataaaatgaaagtttaAAACATAATGGTTAAAAATGTAGCAATAATTAATGATCAATTATGAACACTGTTGTGCAGAAGCGTTATTGACGTATTTATGTGTACTTCCTGTTCTGCTTAGGAAACttaaaaaccagaaacattTATTACTTAATAATTCATAATGTTTGCTCATTTAACAGTCTTCAAAACCTTTGTTTATCATGTTAGTGCAAGTCTGCCTGTAACTCCTCTGAAGTCACATCTATGCAGTGCTACCAGAATTTGTATTCTTTGTAGCCCATAGCCATAGAAGAAAACCATGACCATTCACACTTTGGAAATGTCACTGCACTATCACTTCTGCAATAGCATTCAGCCACCAGAGGTAACTTGATCATTCAACcctgaaaagcaaatattatTGCTCTTTCATCACAGGCAGGTTTGTGATTCAGGGGAATGTG
This window of the Ammospiza nelsoni isolate bAmmNel1 chromosome 3, bAmmNel1.pri, whole genome shotgun sequence genome carries:
- the LOC132071566 gene encoding WD repeat and coiled-coil-containing protein-like; the encoded protein is MDLGKAKLLRTGLNALYQAIHPVHGIAWTDGKQVILTTLYYQNGELKFGDSSILGQFEHVHGLYWGPYCSTDTPALLAVQHKKHVSIWQLVYSSAEKKKPLISQTCEVGEPFPLLSQGCVWHPKKEVLAVLTKRDASVLHAVRTDNTRVKAEIKTSGVIHCACWTKDGNRLVVAIGSTLHSYIWDNAQKTLNICSFCPVFDVGGYICAIEATLDFQIAVATELPLDNICGINAGIAFDVPSGTEAGSLISQSALVLGDEEYSMDTRRKSIDSDRSGVDSVASSSSGPVDLTHILANHRRSDPSPLITLKRKDSAAANGQDSSHLILVTFERKVTTTRKVTIPGILVPDIMAFDLRAQIVAVASNTSNIVLVYSVTSSSMPHIQQIQLEKNERPKGLCFLTDKLLLILIGKQRFPDPNLIPSSSSDRYVMRLMVKELMLEENSSALPETKQNIFYNFESSVNIPGKRKFFENLATEDQSQSRELLIPRSTVIQSPSGRRRLIEEVKSPSYEQSSSSSVSDLDEKRLPGDSSLALETLDAEPMNRSVSLRGFGSPSRISSRPTSPKVQFNVIQEASNSPKNNNLPSERGMSHISRNLERLCGSFNELQLSLSEITDLARNGRRISLAYPCSQEPPVVHVTYQKSFSNGSVTEETKDVLLCDGKIYLSLVQQLFDLPVIEMKHGSSWIVLTADKDGFVPLIFKATQEIIIRDGTDSSEVCGSRSYKKSIPMRPPSRVT